From Penicillium digitatum chromosome 5, complete sequence, one genomic window encodes:
- a CDS encoding 2,3-diketo-5-methylthio-1-phosphopentane phosphatase, putative codes for MVISQTNPNQRRKIIIFSDFDGTIFLQDTGHVLVDNLGCGVAYRNKLEEQFKTGERSFRDISDDMWGSLSIPFGDGFDIMEKNLELDPGFREFHQYCVREGFPFNVISAGLKPVLQRTLDIFLGEKEASTIEIVANDLKAPGGIPWKPVWRDNTDSGHDKAESVNQARSKAQAECEPDEIPLIVFIGDGVSDLAAAREADVLFARRGLRLEEHCLEHHIPYTPFDSFADVKREVEAISLEDQKKTGGVGKPVRYNPRANMWRRISSKEAVPTLMATATPSRDERMVLWPDYFSEPKQTQTEPTIQE; via the exons ATGGTCATCTCACAGACAAATCCCAatcaaagaagaaagatcATTATCTTCTCTG attTTGACGGCACAATCTTCCTACAAGACACCGGCCACGTCCTAGTAGACAACCTAGGCTGCGGCGTAGCCTACCGCAACAAGCTCGAAGAACAATTTAAAACTGGCGAGCGATCCTTCCGCGACATTTCAGACGACATGTGGGGATCCCTCAGCATCCCCTTTGGCGACGGCTTCGACATAATGGAAAAGAACCTCGAACTCGACCCGGGCTTCCGCGAATTCCACCAGTATTGCGTCCGCGAGGGTTTCCCCTTCAACGTGATCAGTGCAGGCCTAAAACCCGTTCTGCAGCGCACGCTGGATATCTTCCTCGGCGAGAAAGAG GCATCAACAATCGAAATCGTCGCAAACGACCTAAAAGCACCAGGCGGAATCCCGTGGAAACCCGTCTGGCGCGACAACACAGATTCCGGCCACGACAAAGCCGAGAGCGTGAACCAAGCGCGCTCAAAAGCACAGGCAGAATGCGAGCCCGACGAGATCCCGCTGATCGTATTCATCGGCGACGGCGTGTCCGATCTCGCCGCGGCCCGCGAGGCAGATGTTCTCTTTGCGCGCCGCGGTCTACGGCTCGAGGAACACTGTCTCGAACATCACATCCCGTATACGCCGTTTGATAGCTTTGCTGATGTCAAGAGGGAGGTTGAGGCGATTAGTCTTGAGGATCAGAAGAAGACGGGTGGTGTTGGGAAGCCGGTGCGGTATAACCCGCGTGCAAATATGTGGAGGAGGATCTCTAGTAAGGAGGCT GTTCCGACGCTTATGGCTACGGCTACACCTTCGCGGGATGAGAGGATGGTGCTTTGGCCGGATTATTTCTCGGAGCCCAAACAGACTCAGACTGAGCCGACGATTCAGGAGTGA
- a CDS encoding ABC transporter, N-terminal → MAAQSKLLPPERSIKHILSSLTALYLRNRTRISRTVYIALFAALAKRIHNAISEQKAASQQVDLRRRPGTSSLGDEEQPRKKRVEINREFMTNLLHLLKIVIPGWRSKELRLLVSHSVFLVLRTLLSLYVAELDGRLVSNLVRGRGKDFLLGLFWWMIVAVPATFTNSMLSYHQCKLALSYRKRLTGHIHEKYLSNMTFYAISALDDRIKNPDQLVTVDVSRFSDSLAELYSNLAKPILDMAIYNYSLSKTVGGEGLFIMSLLVQLSANVMRMLTPPFGKYVADEARLEGEFRFLHSRLIDYSEEVALYHGHEAEKDTLDKGYFTLIKHVNRILRRRLYHGFMEDFVIKYFWGAMGLVLCSVPVFFKIPGQVTHSLGDHTESFVTNRRILLSSSDAFGRLMFSYKEISELAGYTSRVSSLLEVMDDLLAGRFEKKLASSASTEENAAVLSGRGKVIESDAIEFTDVPIVSPNGDVLVRKLSFAVNPGDHLLIVGPNGCGKSSLFRILGGLWPVYGGTVKKPPFQDIFYIPQRPYLSRGTLRQQVIYPDGVREMRAKGVTDADLYDVLSVVEIESVVDRPGGWDAEEEWRDVLSGGLQQRIAMARLFYHRPRFAILDECTSSVTLEIEKVMYETAKKLGTTLMTVSHRRSLWKYHQNILQFDGQGGYIFTGLDWERRLKLEDEKEELDLQLRAVPELQRRVAELTA, encoded by the exons ATGGCTGCTCAATCTAAACTACTACCGCCCGAACGCTCCATCAAACATATCCTCTCCAGCctaacagccctctaccTGCGAAACCGCACCCGCATCTCCCGCACCGTATACATCGCCCTCTTTGCCGCGCTAGCCAAAAGAATCCACAATGCCATCTCCGAGCAAAAAGCTGCGTCACAGCAGGTAGACCTGCGCCGACGGCCCGGCACTAGCAGTCTAGGCGATGAGGAGCAACCTCGCAAGAAACGCGTGGAGATCAACCGGGAATTCATGACGAACTTGCTCCATCTACTGAAGATTGTCATACCTGGATGGCGAAGTAAGGAGCTACGACTGCTGGTGAGCCATAGCGTCTTTCTGGTGCTCCGGACTTTGCTTAGTTTGTACGTCGCCGAGTTGGATGGAAGACTTGTAAGCAACTTGGTGCGCGGTAGAGGGAAGGATTTCTTGCTCGGTCTTTTCTGGTGGATGATTGTGGCTGTCCCTGCCACTTTCACTAATTCGATG CTCTCCTACCATCAGTGCAAGCTTGCGCTCAGCTATCGCAAGCGCCTTACAGGCCATATCCACGAGAAGTATCTGTCTAACATGACTTTCTATGCCATCTCTGCCTTGGACGATCGAATAAAGAACCCCGATCAGCTCGTCACGGTCGATGTGTCTCGCTTCTCGGACAGTCTGGCAGAACTGTACTCCAATTTAGCTAAGCCCATTCTCGACATGGCTATTTACAATTACTCGCTCTCTAAAACTGTGGGAGGCGAAGGGTTGTTCATCATGAGTCTGCTAGTGCAGTTATCTGCCAACGTTATGCGTATGCTGACTCCACCATTTGGCAAATATGTTGCCGATGAGGCCAGGTTGGAGGGTGAATTCCGTTTCCTTCATTCACGGCTTATCGATTACAGCGAAGAAGTCGCACTTTACCATGGTCacgaggccgagaaggatACCCTGGACAAGGGTTATTTCACGTTGATCAAGCATGTAAACCGCATTCTGCGCCGGCGCCTTTACCATGGATTCATGGAGGACTTTGTGATCAAGTACTTCTGGGGAGCTATGGGCTTGGTACTCTGTAGTGTGCCTGTCTTCTTCAAGATCCCCGGTCAAGTCACCCACAGCTTGGGGGATCACACTGAAA GCTTCGTCACAAATCGTCGAATATTGCTTTCTTCCTCGGATGCTTTTGGTCGATTGATGTTCTCCTACAAAGAGATCTCGGAGCTGGCTGGCTACACTTCGCGTGTCTCCTCACTACTGGAAGTGATGGACGATCTCCTCGCGGGAAGGTTCGAGAAGAAGTTGGCGTCCTCCGCCTCAACAGAGGAGAATGCGGCGGTGCTGTCTGGTCGGGGCAAAGTCATAGAAAGCGACGCAATTGAGTTCACTGACGTACCGATCGTCTCCCCGAACGGTGATGTTTTGGTGCGTAAGCTTTCCTTCGCCGTTAACCCCGGTGACCACCTTCTGATCGTCGGACCCAATGGGTGCGGCAAATCCTCTCTGTTCCGGATCCTGGGCGGGCTCTGGCCGGTATATGGAGGCACAGTGAAGAAACCCCCTTTCCAGGATATTTTCTACATTCCCCAGCGACCCTATCTGTCCCGTGGGACCCTGCGACAGCAAGTGATTTACCCAGATGGAGTACGTGAGATGCGTGCCAAGGGTGTCACTGACGCCGATCTTTACGATGTCCTATCAGTGGTTGAGATTGAATCCGTCGTAGATCGCCCTGGAGGCTGGGATGCTGAGGAAGAATGGCGCGACGTGTTATCCGGTGGTCTGCAGCAGCGCATTGCTATGGCCCGGTTGTTCTATCATCGACCCAGGTTCGCCATTTTGGACGAGTGCACATCCTCGGTGACGCTGGAAATTGAGAAGGTCATGTACGAGACGGCCAAGAAACTTGGTACCACGCTCATGACTGTCTCACATCGACGCAGTCTCTGGAAGTATCACCAGAATATTCTGCAATTCGATGGACAGGGTGGCTATATCTTCACCGGCCTAGACTGGGAGCGACGCTTGAAACTCGAAGA tgagaaggaagaattgGACTTGCAGCTACGGGCTGTACCGGAATTGCAGCGCCGGGTTGCCGAATTAACGGCCTAG
- a CDS encoding Cell wall biogenesis protein Mhp1, putative, producing the protein MEGVQTVDVSWLHHSQKDHLSRTKSVSANDRPGTEAEPATSQPKPHRRSRSNSNPARPTPAPSASEPKPAPQNDAAQAQAKLSPFERNEEHKPSTPSPASRKTDPKPIGRRNSWISSLSSKFSSGSTPPSQPSLKASPASPKTTSPLDTHNPFGAAYFPRDKDEEKKDDPSSFTSSSPKGPSFIHNALRKFSHNSGGLPKLNPNGLVCPRRVMNIDRNRHRCKIADLNQAKLNRVAFCVDVEIAGISHRDDDEEAPPTNQLRQPLPGSNSYKLKKADLISKGQDEVGSLKQPQATVFEKDSAAPAPAPAPVPMPVQTTGDAKAQSSSPPTNTTSKPSTDPSPSGEGTDPTRKQEKKKRSEAERKERKERKRRQAVANGSVPLQLDAENDEEDFQGPTPGPGLPWSKTQGHPTTDPVRIYRRCCQLRETPVLKRVVDEISKPSSTLAESPGTVAVLDLSNFPMTSQDLTTFSDWLAVVPVRKLILENCALTDTSVRAILSALLSTKTVEQMRYRRRRSRRPESPDSNDHERYGVVEKLSLKDNTKIGREGWRHISLFLHLSKSLKAIDLSGIPFPQGQIVIDGPGTTGQPQSHMADVSIIFASALAERFAGDYLEELLMSECYPSVNAVKQICQATTQMGLRRLGFANNGLTREGLEHVAEYLKAGQCEGLDLGGNAIKNDLDLVTGAIEPETPLYALSLADCSLNPSVICPLLQSLAQIHNLRFIDFSHNRELFSSQPNALGAFRRFLPKMPSLKRFHLADVDLSPDHVIGLAEVLPECPSLCHLNILENEQIVALASTTDPVAQEEACAVYASMMAAVRVSRTIIAVDIDVPVAENNEVVKALGSQIVAYSLRNLEGGAIAEELSDSTSPLEDVPIPEILQHIVGHAGISEEPYDDDDEAAPDEDYVIGGTGVVKALGVCLGNLDQQGLDILGEQSLPASGTTTPRRRKSRSVPTKRPRDMSKNLLESARNIRVRIQSALIREDHAGNDANYRRLQFLDMTLHKMIQRFEDEYPETRVLPPPPPATLVPDNNSQHSGDDDGTGSIGASGNLNSSQLDETGGDEEDADQYAVRHSRTSSMTSLHSRAMTSQEGHIHRIGQNLRRDFLKPSLVPGGSDDDFEYEGDDSHIAALRQKLDLLHEQQSLSQFDDFDADMAYNHLGTTVDELYASQQQDAEGFERFKQSQIAAQINSGLRPRDNVNPRTGCDEPESKSSP; encoded by the exons ATGGAGGGAGTTCAGACTGTGGACGTGAGCTGGCTTCATCACTCACAAAAAG ATCATTTGTCTCGCACAAAGTCAGTATCAGCAAACGATAGGCCTGGCACAGAGGCAGAGCCAGCGACCTCTCAACCTAAGCCACATCGGAGATCTCGTTCCAACAGCAACCCGGCACGCCCGACACCGGCCCCCTCCGCCTCAGAACCGAAGCCAGCTCCCCAGAATGATGCCGCACAAGCGCAGGCGAAACTATCACCATTTGAGAGGAACGAGGAGCATAAGCCATCTACGCCCTCGCCAGCGTCGCGAAAGACAGATCCCAAACCTATCGGACGACGAAATTCGTGGATCTCCAGTCTAAGCTCGAAGTTTTCGTCTGGATCTACCCCGCCATCGCAACCTAGTCTCAAGGCCAGCCCCGCGAGTCCGAAAACAACATCACCCCTCGACACCCATAACCCATTCGGCGCCGCCTACTTCCCGAGGGATAAGgacgaagagaagaaagacgaCCCCAGTTCCTTTacttcatcatcacctaaGGGGCCCTCGTTTATTCACAATGCACTACGCAAGTTCTCGCACAATTCGGGTGGGTTGCCCAAGTTGAATCCCAATGGCTTGGTCTGTCCACGTCGCGTGATGAACATCGATCGAAACCGGCATCGATGCAAGATTGCGGACTTGAATCAGGCCAAGCTCAACCGAGTCGCATTCTGTGTGGATGTTGAAATAGCGGGCATTTCCCATCGagacgatgacgaggaagctCCTCCAACCAATCAATTACGGCAGCCTCTACCTGGGTCTAATAGCTACAAGCTCAAGAAGGCTGATCTCATATCGAAGGGACAAGACGAAGTTGGGTCTCTGAAGCAACCTCAGGCTACCGTCTTTGAAAAGGATAGTGCAGCTCCCGCTCCAGCCCCTGCTCCAGTTCCGATGCCTGTTCAGACCACCGGTGATGCGAAAGCCCAGTCTAGCTCTCCTCCGACAAATACCACCAGCAAGCCGTCTACTGACCCCAGTCCCAGTGGGGAAGGGACTGATCCAACAAGAAAgcaagagaagaagaagcgttCTGAGGCAGAGCGGAAAGAACGGAAGGAGAGAAAACGAAGACAAGCAGTCGCGAATGGCTCGGTCCCATTGCAACTCGATGCAGAGAATGACGAAGAGGATTTCCAAGGTCCAACACCAGGGCCAGGTCTCCCATGGTCCAAAACGCAAGGCCACCCGACAACCGACCCAGTGCGTATCTATCGCCGTTGTTGCCAGCTACGTGAGACGCCTGTTCTCAAAAGAGTGGTTGATGAGATCTCCAAGCCTTCATCAACACTAGCCGAATCACCCGGCACAGTAGCAGTTTTGGATCTAAGCAATTTCCCCATGACCTCACAGGATTTGACAACGTTCAGCGATTGGCTCGCAGTCGTTCCAGTCCGTAAGCTCATTCTTGAAAACTGTGCCTTGACAGATACTTCCGTGCGAGCCATCCTATCAGCCTTACTTTCTACCAAGACGGTGGAGCAGATGCGCTATCGACGAAGACGATCACGAAGACCAGAGTCTCCAGACTCCAATGATCATGAACGATACGGCGTTGTGGAAAAGCTTTCTCTGAAGGACAACACGAAGATCGGACGGGAAGGATGGCGCCACATCAGCCTTTTTCTTCATCTGTCGAAATCCTTGAAAGCTATCGATTTGTCGGGTATCCCATTTCCTCAAGGCCAGATTGTGATTGATGGTCCTGGGACAACGGGCCAACCCCAATCACACATGGCCGATGTGAGCATTATATTCGCGAGTGCCTTGGCAGAGCGCTTTGCTGGGGACTATCTTGAAGAACTGCTCATGAGCGAGTGTTATCCTTCGGTCAACGCTGTAAAGCAAATCTGCCAGGCGACCACCCAAATGGGTCTGCGAAGACTTGGCTTTGCGAACAATGGTCTGACGAGAGAGGGCCTGGAGCATGTGGCCGAGTACCTCAAAGCCGGGCAGTGCGAGGGACTGGACTTAGGTGGCAACGCTATAAAGAATGATCTCGATCTTGTCACGGGAGCGATTGAACCTGAAACACCGCTTTATGCGCTGAGTCTTGCCGATTGCTCCCTCAATCCGTCGGTAATTTGCCCGTTGCTCCAATCGCTTGCACAGATTCATAACCTCCGGTTCATTGACTTCTCTCACAATCGCGAGTTATTCTCATCACAGCCTAATGCGCTGGGGGCATTCCGTCGCTTCCTGCCGAAAATGCCGTCTTTAAAACGCTTTCATCTCGCTGATGTCGACTTGTCGCCAGATCACGTCATTGGTCTTGCTGAGGTATTGCCGGAGTGCCCCAGTTTGTGCCATCTGAATATTCTGGAGAATGAACAGATTGTAGCTCTAGCCTCTACCACAGACCCCGTTGCTCAGGAAGAAGCATGTGCTGTTTATGCGTCTATGATGGCAGCTGTCCGTGTTTCGCGGACGATCATTGCCGTCGATATCGATGTGCCCGTTGCAGAAAACAACGAAGTTGTCAAAGCGCTAGGATCGCAGATTGTGGCTTACTCGCTGCGGAATCTTGAAGGCGGCGCCATTGCAGAAGAGCTTTCTGACTCTACTTCTCCACTTGAGGATGTCCCTATACCAGAAATTTTGCAACATATTGTCGGACACGCTGGTATTTCCGAAGAGCcctatgatgatgacgatgaggcCGCTCCCGACGAGGATTATGTTATTGGTGGCACAGGTGTTGTTAAAGCATTGGGTGTTTGTCTCGGGAACCTGGACCAGCAAGGTCTCGATATTCTCGGCGAGCAATCTTTACCTGCCAGCGGTACCACAACACCCCGACGCCGCAAGTCTCGAAGTGTTCCCACCAAGCGGCCTCGCGACATGTCGAAGAATTTGCTGGAATCTGCACGCAATATCAGAGTCCGGATCCAGTCGGCCCTTATTCGCGAAGACCATGCAGGTAATGACGCGAATTATCGCCGCCTGCAATTTTTAGACATGACGTTGCATAAGATGATCCAACGCTTTGAGGATGAATACCCAGAAACTCGTGTCCTTCCCCCACCCCCGCCCGCTACTCTAGTCCCTGACAACAATTCCCAACACTCTGGTGATGACGATGGAACCGGCTCTATCGGTGCTAGTGGCAATCTGAACAGCAGCCAGCTTGACGAGACTGGcggcgacgaggaagacgCCGACCAATATGCCGTTCGCCATTCTCGCACAAGTTCTATGACTTCCCTCCACTCTCGGGCCATGACTTCCCAAGAAGGACACATCCACCGCATCGGCCAGAACCTCCGCCGCGACTTCCTTAAACCGTCTCTAGTTCCTGGCGGCAGCGACGACGATTTTGAGTACGAAGGGGATGATTCGCACATTGCCGCTCTTCGGCAAAAGCTCGATCTTTTGCACGAGCAGCAGTCTTTGTCTCAATTCGATGACTTTGACGCCGACATGGCCTACAACCATCTCGGGACTACCGTCGATGAACTCTATGCTTCTCAGCAACAAGACGCCGAAGGATTCGAGCGCTTCAAGCAGTCCCAGATTGCCGCCCAGATCAATAGTGGTTTACGTCCAAGGGATAATGTAAACCCTAGGACAGGCTGCGATGAACCAGAGAGCAAGTCCTCTCCTTAG